A genomic region of Melopsittacus undulatus isolate bMelUnd1 chromosome 5, bMelUnd1.mat.Z, whole genome shotgun sequence contains the following coding sequences:
- the MYF5 gene encoding myogenic factor 5, translated as MEVMDSCQFSPSELFYDSSCLSSPEGEFPEDFEPRDLPPFGGPEPPEATCSEEEEHVRAPTGHHQAGHCLMWACKACKRKSTTMDRRKAATMRERRRLKKVNQAFETLKRCTTANPNQRLPKVEILRNAIRYIESLQELLREQVENYYHLPGQSCSEPTSPTSSCSDGMADCSSPVWSARGSSFDAVYCSEMAHGYAAGQSSSLSSLDCLSSIVDRLSPAEEPGLPLRDADSLSPSASIDSGPGTPGTPPPRRTYHAL; from the exons atggaagTGATGGACAGCTGCCAGTTCTCCCCATCCGAGCTATTCTATGACAGTTCCTGCCTCTCCTCCCCGGAGGGCGAGTTCCCCGAGGATTTTGAACCCCGGGACCTGCCTCCTTTCGGAGGCCCCGAGCCCCCCGAGGCCACCTGCTCCGAGGAAGAGGAGCATGTCCGAGCTCCCACTGGCCACCACCAGGCCGGCCACTGCCTCATGTGGGCTTGCAAAGCCTGCAAGAGAAAATCCACCACAATGGACCGTCGGAAGGCGGCCACcatgagggagaggaggaggctgaAGAAAGTGAACCAGGCTTTTGAGACCCTGAAGCGATGCACCACTGCCAACCCCAACCAAAGACTCCCCAAAGTAGAGATCCTGCGAAACGCCATCAGATACATCGAGAGCCTCCAGGAGCTCTTGAGGGAACAGGTAGAAAACTACTATCACCTGCCgggacagagctgctctgaaccAACCAGCCCCACTTCCAGCTGCTCCGATGGGATG GCTGATTGCAGCAGCCCCGTCTGGTCGGCGAGAGGCAGCAGCTTCGACGCCGTGTACTGCTCCGAGATGGCCCACG GGTACGCCGCCgggcagagcagctccttgtccagcctggactGCCTTTCCAGCATCGTGGACCGCCTGTCCCCGGCGGAGGAGCCGGGGCTGCCTCTCCGCGACGCCGACTCCCTCTCGCCCAGCGCCAGCATCGACTCGGGGCCGGGGACGCCCGGAACGCCGCCGCCCCGACGGACCTACCATGCGCTATGA